In a genomic window of Brucella anthropi ATCC 49188:
- a CDS encoding aldo/keto reductase, protein MKIVNAHGAAIPALGFGVFRMTDAEVENVVPAALEAGFRHFDTAQIYQNEAALGRALEKAGARREDLFLTTKVWVDNYSPDKFNTSVNESLDKLKVDQVDLLLLHWPADKVAIADQIDMLNTVQTAGKTRFIGVSNQNVAQMKESILRSAVPIVTNQIEVHPYLDQNAVAEAAKAAGVAITAYYGMADGAVPRDPILQAIGARYGKTAAQVGLRWLIERGFIALSKTAKPERVAENFDIFDFELSAEDMTAISKLARTDGRLVNPDGLAPVWDK, encoded by the coding sequence ATGAAAATCGTGAACGCACACGGCGCGGCCATACCCGCGCTCGGCTTCGGTGTTTTTCGCATGACGGATGCGGAAGTGGAAAACGTTGTTCCAGCAGCGCTGGAAGCTGGCTTCCGCCATTTCGACACGGCGCAGATCTACCAGAACGAGGCTGCTCTCGGGCGTGCACTGGAAAAGGCCGGCGCACGACGCGAGGACCTGTTCCTCACCACGAAAGTCTGGGTCGATAATTACAGTCCTGACAAATTCAATACATCCGTCAACGAAAGCCTCGACAAGCTGAAAGTGGATCAGGTCGACCTTCTGCTTCTGCACTGGCCTGCCGACAAGGTGGCTATTGCCGACCAGATTGACATGCTGAACACAGTGCAAACGGCAGGCAAGACGCGCTTCATTGGCGTGAGCAATCAGAATGTCGCGCAAATGAAAGAGTCTATCCTTCGCAGTGCCGTGCCCATCGTCACCAACCAGATCGAGGTCCATCCCTATCTCGACCAGAATGCCGTAGCCGAGGCCGCAAAGGCAGCAGGCGTCGCTATCACCGCCTATTACGGTATGGCTGATGGCGCAGTGCCGCGCGACCCCATCTTGCAGGCCATTGGCGCCCGATACGGCAAGACTGCCGCTCAGGTCGGTCTGCGCTGGCTGATTGAACGCGGCTTCATCGCCCTTTCCAAGACGGCCAAGCCCGAGCGTGTCGCTGAAAATTTCGACATATTCGACTTTGAGTTGAGTGCTGAAGACATGACGGCGATTTCCAAACTCGCCCGCACCGATGGACGACTGGTCAACCCCGACGGTCTGGCTCCAGTCTGGGACAAATAA
- a CDS encoding LysR family transcriptional regulator: MDNRVGEMQVFLRVVETGSFSEAARLLRMNPSTISKLISRIEARLGVRLLERSSRRLSLTTEGQIYYERSQGLLRDFEEVERELSQGSASTGGTVRVNASVALGTLALEPLLPEFLSAYPNIVIDLSLSDELVDLYLDRTDVAFRIGTLPNSSMMARKLGTARRKIVAAPAYLERCGMPLTIDDLIDHNCIGFNFRRAAPVWPLKESGRIVDRAVYGSLLANNGETVRRMAVAGLGLARIGDYHARNDLASGALVEVLAEAVENDIEEVHAVFLGGARLPQRVRVFLDFVVPRLQAYLAAQ, translated from the coding sequence ATGGATAATCGCGTTGGTGAAATGCAGGTCTTTCTGCGGGTGGTGGAAACAGGCAGTTTCTCCGAAGCGGCCCGTCTTCTGCGCATGAACCCTTCGACCATCAGCAAACTCATATCCCGTATCGAAGCAAGGCTCGGCGTGCGGCTTTTGGAACGCTCGTCCCGCCGCCTGTCGCTGACGACCGAGGGGCAGATTTATTATGAGCGTAGTCAGGGGCTGCTGCGCGATTTCGAAGAAGTCGAACGCGAACTTTCGCAAGGTTCTGCAAGCACGGGCGGTACGGTCCGCGTCAATGCATCGGTTGCATTGGGCACGCTGGCGCTGGAGCCTTTGTTGCCGGAATTTCTGTCGGCCTATCCGAATATCGTGATCGACCTGTCCCTGTCGGACGAACTGGTTGATCTTTATCTTGATCGCACCGATGTGGCTTTCCGCATCGGCACTTTGCCCAATTCCAGCATGATGGCGCGCAAGCTTGGCACGGCTCGGCGCAAGATCGTGGCGGCTCCCGCCTATCTGGAACGCTGCGGGATGCCGTTGACCATAGATGATCTCATCGATCACAATTGCATCGGTTTCAATTTCCGCCGTGCAGCACCTGTCTGGCCGCTGAAGGAAAGCGGTCGCATCGTGGATCGCGCGGTCTACGGTTCACTGCTGGCCAATAATGGGGAGACGGTCCGGCGCATGGCGGTCGCGGGGCTGGGGCTCGCTCGTATCGGCGATTATCACGCGCGGAACGACCTCGCGTCTGGCGCATTGGTAGAGGTTCTGGCCGAGGCGGTGGAGAATGACATAGAGGAAGTACACGCCGTATTTCTTGGCGGCGCGCGACTGCCGCAACGGGTCCGTGTCTTCCTCGATTTTGTAGTGCCGCGTCTGCAGGCTTATCTCGCGGCTCAATAG
- a CDS encoding ABC transporter ATP-binding protein/permease: MADMTSFWGLMRAYWVSDRWKEAWVLTIAIFLMTAFVSKTTVWVAEASGLLMNSIVNVNTAPVQHPLMTIAANAGILVLLMLAKDVMLVGSRHFLSTTLHRKWRKWLNDQFSTALLNGKHTHFHLQQGRGKDQPDNIDQRLQESIKGMTGGAIGLVMGIVGVFLSAFFIGQKLIEMSTHVEGLDFLGSYGSAVLAFAAIVIYVPLGTLVAIKIGKRLERLNLGIQKAEGSYRGEWTTLLRRSFQISASGGEAVQRSVNDRLYKDVDGTWNRLNRFDAAYLAFSQAYGFLSNRIVAYIPGLLPYMSGSVSFRNYVTGAELVAAMINDCSWFIQVMPAIANLRANAGRVIGLAQAIENVQDPTDFYSRSGINRFAFAEQHPRFGLSVRNLTLMQGPDSEAPFLRSGVINIRSGDWVYMRGESGSGKTSFVKALNGLWPYGTGDIIYPQNATSFYATQEAKFPSVSLKQLVSLPADESLFSDLAVAAVLHEAGLGEFIERMNDADADGTPWDMVLSGGQKQKIVLARILLHKPSIIFLDEATGALDPASKMRFHEALKTRCPQAIVISIMHEDKLPRLENGQNVYSHVLDIRNGYVSLLPVHFDTMPDVAAETPLIAAE; the protein is encoded by the coding sequence GTGGCTGACATGACGTCGTTCTGGGGGCTGATGCGCGCCTATTGGGTTTCCGACCGCTGGAAGGAAGCCTGGGTTCTCACCATCGCAATCTTCCTGATGACGGCTTTTGTGAGCAAGACCACCGTATGGGTGGCCGAAGCCTCGGGCCTGCTCATGAATTCAATTGTTAACGTCAACACTGCGCCCGTTCAGCACCCTCTCATGACCATTGCCGCCAATGCGGGCATTCTTGTTCTGCTGATGCTGGCAAAGGATGTGATGCTGGTCGGTTCCCGCCATTTCCTGTCCACGACGCTGCACCGTAAATGGCGCAAATGGCTGAACGACCAGTTCTCCACTGCGCTTTTGAACGGCAAGCATACACATTTCCATCTGCAACAGGGCAGGGGCAAGGATCAGCCCGACAATATCGATCAGCGTCTGCAGGAATCGATCAAGGGCATGACCGGTGGGGCCATCGGCCTCGTCATGGGCATTGTCGGTGTGTTCCTGTCTGCTTTCTTCATCGGCCAGAAGCTGATCGAAATGTCCACCCACGTGGAGGGGCTGGATTTCCTCGGCAGTTATGGCAGCGCCGTTTTGGCCTTTGCTGCGATCGTGATCTACGTCCCGCTCGGAACGCTGGTCGCGATCAAGATCGGCAAGCGTCTGGAGCGCCTCAATCTCGGCATCCAAAAGGCCGAAGGTTCCTATCGTGGCGAGTGGACAACGCTGCTGCGTCGCAGTTTCCAGATTTCGGCATCCGGCGGTGAGGCCGTCCAGCGGTCGGTCAACGACCGCCTCTACAAGGATGTCGATGGCACCTGGAACCGGCTCAATCGTTTCGATGCTGCCTATCTCGCCTTCTCGCAAGCCTATGGCTTTCTGTCGAACCGTATCGTTGCCTATATTCCGGGCCTTTTGCCCTATATGAGCGGTTCCGTCAGTTTTCGGAACTATGTAACGGGCGCGGAACTCGTCGCAGCAATGATCAACGATTGCTCGTGGTTCATTCAGGTGATGCCGGCGATTGCCAATCTGCGCGCCAATGCGGGCCGCGTGATCGGCCTCGCGCAGGCTATCGAGAATGTTCAGGACCCGACCGATTTCTACAGCCGCTCCGGTATCAATCGCTTCGCTTTTGCTGAACAGCATCCGCGTTTCGGCCTGTCGGTACGCAATCTCACCCTCATGCAGGGACCGGATAGCGAAGCACCGTTCCTGCGCTCTGGCGTGATCAATATTCGTTCAGGCGACTGGGTCTATATGCGCGGTGAATCCGGTTCGGGCAAAACTTCCTTCGTGAAGGCGCTGAACGGCCTGTGGCCATATGGCACCGGCGATATCATTTATCCGCAGAATGCCACCTCGTTTTATGCGACCCAGGAAGCCAAGTTCCCCTCCGTCTCCTTGAAGCAGCTTGTCAGCCTGCCCGCCGATGAGAGCCTGTTCAGCGATCTCGCTGTTGCTGCCGTCCTGCATGAGGCGGGGCTGGGTGAATTCATCGAGCGTATGAATGACGCCGATGCCGATGGCACGCCTTGGGATATGGTTCTTTCCGGCGGCCAGAAGCAGAAGATCGTGCTGGCGCGCATTCTCCTGCACAAGCCGTCGATCATCTTCCTCGACGAGGCAACCGGTGCCCTCGATCCGGCTTCCAAGATGCGGTTCCATGAGGCGCTGAAGACGCGCTGCCCGCAAGCCATCGTCATCAGCATCATGCATGAGGACAAGCTGCCGCGGCTCGAAAACGGCCAGAACGTCTATTCGCATGTGCTGGATATCCGCAACGGCTATGTCTCGCTGCTTCCGGTCCATTTCGATACAATGCCGGATGTGGCTGCCGAAACGCCCCTTATCGCCGCCGAATAA
- a CDS encoding MbcA/ParS/Xre antitoxin family protein gives MARSNTVLKTMIGKGPDVLDAARFSPHSRKRLSGPGLRTFLTIADLWGLDEQQRLMVLGLPSRSTYYNWVKAVRERRDITLDVDVLMRLSAVLGIHQALGVLYPDGKAGIRWLHTPNQSGVFGGHPPLSLITSGLQDGLLTARRFLDAARGGLYMEPNELDREFRPYRDEDVVFS, from the coding sequence ATGGCCAGAAGCAATACGGTGTTGAAGACAATGATAGGTAAGGGGCCTGATGTTCTCGACGCGGCTCGTTTTTCTCCTCATTCGCGCAAGCGATTGAGCGGGCCGGGCCTGCGTACATTTCTGACCATTGCCGATCTGTGGGGGCTGGACGAGCAGCAGCGGCTCATGGTGCTGGGTCTGCCTTCCAGATCAACCTATTACAATTGGGTGAAGGCGGTGCGCGAACGTCGCGATATCACGCTGGATGTGGATGTGCTGATGCGCTTGTCCGCCGTGCTTGGCATTCATCAGGCGCTGGGCGTACTTTATCCAGATGGGAAAGCTGGTATCCGCTGGCTGCACACGCCCAATCAGTCCGGTGTCTTCGGCGGTCATCCGCCGTTGAGCCTGATAACAAGCGGTCTGCAGGATGGTTTGCTGACAGCTCGCCGGTTTCTGGATGCGGCGCGCGGCGGCCTTTATATGGAACCGAACGAACTGGATCGCGAGTTCCGACCTTATCGCGATGAAGACGTGGTGTTCTCGTGA
- a CDS encoding RES family NAD+ phosphorylase, with product MKRNPAPQPSYRLIPSRFPPIGLFDTVATAADLEAVMELAGWTNDRLLTERLQRLPHEEWVFGRPNSSIVMATFLHVAPGGMRFNSPELGAWYAAARLTTSVVEVAHHMRRETVATQQDSLARTFRVYTAKLEEDFVDICGEQAALPAIYDPTDYAASQTFGEEMRVSGEFGILFDSLRHEGGINAVAFRPSRIAEVTQGDHYEITVERASSRIQAKKLSA from the coding sequence GTGAAGCGCAATCCCGCGCCACAGCCAAGCTATCGCCTGATCCCGTCGCGTTTCCCGCCGATTGGTCTTTTTGACACGGTTGCCACTGCTGCCGATCTGGAAGCGGTGATGGAACTGGCAGGCTGGACGAATGATCGTCTTCTGACTGAGCGATTGCAGCGCCTTCCGCACGAGGAATGGGTGTTTGGCAGACCCAATTCCAGCATCGTCATGGCGACGTTTCTGCATGTCGCGCCGGGCGGCATGCGCTTCAATAGTCCTGAGCTTGGCGCCTGGTATGCGGCGGCGCGGCTGACCACGTCCGTCGTCGAGGTTGCGCACCACATGCGTCGCGAAACCGTTGCGACGCAGCAGGACAGTCTGGCTCGCACTTTTCGGGTCTATACGGCGAAGCTGGAAGAAGATTTCGTCGATATATGCGGCGAACAGGCAGCATTGCCTGCCATCTACGATCCGACAGATTACGCCGCGTCACAGACGTTCGGCGAGGAGATGCGCGTGAGTGGCGAATTCGGAATCCTGTTCGACAGTTTGCGCCACGAAGGCGGTATCAATGCCGTAGCATTTCGTCCGAGCCGGATCGCTGAAGTAACGCAGGGCGACCATTATGAAATCACGGTCGAAAGAGCGTCTTCGCGCATTCAGGCGAAGAAGCTCAGTGCCTGA
- a CDS encoding isocitrate lyase/PEP mutase family protein: MMTQAKTLKSLIETGHIIQAPGAPDPLTARLVQQAGFPAIYMTGFGATASRLGTPDLGLLTQTEMTTHARDMTRVVDIPVIADADTGYGGPANIVRTVEEYIQSGVAAIHLEDQMAPKRCGQLAGIRLIPAEENVRRLKCAIAARADKDLLLIARTDAMPAAGAEEAIRRAKMYQDTGVDLVFVDGIKTIAEVEAVARHVEGPKVVSIVDGNETVALTAADLEQMGFNVIFYALSTLFSAVKAMSDTLSVLKRDGTPKARSGDMITYQQYCDIVDLKKFQDLDEEYGWS; the protein is encoded by the coding sequence ATGATGACGCAGGCAAAGACCCTGAAAAGCCTCATCGAAACCGGTCACATCATTCAGGCGCCGGGCGCACCCGATCCGTTGACCGCTCGTCTCGTGCAGCAGGCAGGGTTTCCGGCCATTTACATGACCGGGTTCGGCGCGACGGCAAGCCGCCTCGGCACGCCCGATCTTGGTCTTCTCACACAGACCGAAATGACAACCCATGCGCGGGATATGACCCGCGTGGTGGATATTCCGGTCATCGCCGATGCCGATACTGGCTATGGCGGCCCGGCCAATATCGTTCGTACGGTGGAGGAATATATCCAGTCCGGTGTCGCAGCCATTCATCTGGAAGACCAGATGGCGCCGAAACGCTGTGGCCAGCTTGCCGGTATCCGGCTGATCCCCGCAGAAGAAAATGTGCGCCGCCTCAAATGCGCGATTGCGGCGCGCGCCGACAAGGACCTGCTCCTGATCGCCCGCACCGACGCCATGCCTGCGGCCGGTGCGGAAGAAGCCATCCGCCGCGCGAAAATGTATCAGGATACGGGTGTCGATCTTGTTTTCGTCGACGGCATCAAGACCATCGCGGAAGTCGAAGCTGTCGCCCGACACGTCGAAGGGCCGAAGGTCGTCAGCATTGTCGACGGCAACGAAACCGTGGCTCTGACGGCCGCCGACCTCGAACAGATGGGCTTCAACGTCATATTCTATGCACTTTCAACACTTTTCTCGGCTGTGAAGGCAATGAGCGACACGCTGTCAGTCCTCAAGCGCGACGGTACGCCGAAGGCCCGCTCCGGCGATATGATCACCTATCAGCAATATTGCGACATCGTTGACCTGAAGAAATTTCAGGATCTCGATGAGGAATATGGGTGGTCATAA
- a CDS encoding SDR family NAD(P)-dependent oxidoreductase: MTTSSTAFLADFFADRVVLVTGGASGIGKAVAEKLIALKAKVVLWDVNGARLQEMADKHGEQVLTAIVDVSDKAAVDRAAHDIAAKWGGIDHLVNNAGIIGQRMTVKEFDADELDRVLAVNLKSVFYVSSAFLNNPGIKPSKSIVGLSSIAGRTGGMVGNIAYATTKGAIASYTYALAKELAPEIRVNALAPGVIDTEIQKDVFADPASIAKMADLIPLKRLGTADEVADATIWLLSPGAAYITGVVLDVSGGR, translated from the coding sequence ATGACGACAAGTTCAACAGCGTTTCTAGCCGATTTTTTTGCAGACCGGGTGGTGCTTGTCACCGGCGGTGCATCGGGCATCGGCAAGGCCGTTGCTGAAAAGCTCATCGCGCTCAAGGCCAAGGTAGTGCTTTGGGATGTGAACGGCGCGCGCCTGCAGGAAATGGCGGACAAACATGGCGAGCAGGTTCTGACGGCCATTGTGGATGTCTCTGACAAGGCCGCAGTTGATCGCGCAGCGCATGATATCGCCGCCAAATGGGGTGGCATCGATCATCTCGTCAACAACGCAGGCATCATCGGTCAGCGCATGACCGTGAAGGAATTCGATGCGGACGAACTGGACCGTGTGCTGGCCGTCAATCTGAAAAGCGTATTCTACGTTTCCAGTGCTTTCCTCAACAATCCGGGCATCAAGCCGAGTAAATCGATTGTCGGCCTGTCTTCCATCGCCGGCCGTACCGGCGGCATGGTCGGCAATATCGCCTATGCGACGACCAAGGGAGCAATCGCTTCCTACACCTACGCACTCGCCAAGGAGCTTGCGCCGGAAATCCGCGTCAATGCGCTGGCGCCCGGCGTGATCGACACGGAAATCCAGAAGGACGTCTTTGCCGATCCTGCCAGTATCGCGAAAATGGCCGACCTCATTCCGTTGAAGCGGCTTGGAACTGCCGACGAAGTTGCAGACGCAACCATCTGGCTGCTGTCACCGGGAGCGGCCTATATTACCGGTGTTGTGCTTGACGTTTCGGGCGGGCGATAA
- a CDS encoding MFS transporter — translation MVNSTLSAVGATPDLRDSTIRKLNLRIVLFCFICFIVNYLDRVNIGYAALHMNNDIGLTPYMFGIGAGIFFIGYMLFEVPSNMMLHKLGSRVWIARIMVTWGIVSCAMAFVQGPVSFYVLRFLLGVAEAGFAPGVLLYLTYWFPAKERGRATALFMTATVLSIVVGAPFSGWLMDAGEGLFGLHGWQAMFILEGLPAVILGVVTFFYLVDSPEKDKRWLTADERAWLMAELAKENAGKQADTRHSLKEVFSDYRVWLLTLVYMFNGIAVYGVIMWLPQIVKSLGDYTAAQTGLISAIPFVFAAIGLVVISRSSDRTGERKIHTAIAGLFGGVFLAASALAPSPILSLVLLSVCAFFLWSYLGVFWTLPTQFLSGAAAAGGLAAINGFAQLGGFTGPYLVGWVKSTTDSFSLSLLALSIFPILGFFLCMSLKAKRD, via the coding sequence GTGGTCAATTCCACTCTGAGTGCGGTCGGCGCAACGCCCGACCTGCGCGACAGCACCATTCGCAAGCTCAATCTGCGGATCGTTCTGTTCTGCTTTATCTGCTTTATCGTCAACTATCTCGACCGTGTGAATATCGGCTACGCCGCGCTTCACATGAACAATGATATCGGCCTGACACCCTATATGTTTGGCATCGGTGCGGGTATTTTCTTCATTGGCTATATGCTGTTCGAAGTGCCGAGCAACATGATGCTGCACAAGCTCGGCTCGCGCGTCTGGATTGCGCGCATCATGGTCACGTGGGGGATCGTGTCCTGCGCTATGGCTTTCGTGCAGGGCCCGGTTTCGTTCTATGTTCTGCGCTTCCTGCTTGGCGTGGCAGAAGCCGGTTTTGCGCCGGGCGTTCTGCTTTATCTGACCTACTGGTTCCCGGCCAAGGAACGTGGTCGCGCAACGGCCCTGTTCATGACGGCAACCGTGCTTTCCATCGTCGTGGGCGCACCGTTTTCCGGCTGGCTGATGGATGCGGGCGAGGGGCTTTTCGGTCTGCATGGCTGGCAGGCGATGTTCATTCTTGAAGGACTTCCCGCCGTGATCCTCGGTGTCGTGACCTTCTTCTATCTGGTCGACAGTCCGGAAAAGGACAAGCGGTGGCTCACCGCCGACGAACGCGCATGGCTGATGGCCGAACTTGCCAAGGAAAATGCAGGCAAGCAGGCCGATACCCGTCACTCGCTGAAAGAAGTGTTCAGCGATTACCGCGTCTGGCTTCTGACGCTGGTTTATATGTTCAACGGTATCGCTGTTTACGGCGTGATCATGTGGTTGCCGCAGATCGTAAAGAGCCTTGGCGACTATACCGCAGCGCAGACCGGGCTCATTTCGGCCATTCCGTTCGTGTTTGCCGCGATCGGACTTGTCGTGATTTCGCGTAGTTCGGATCGTACCGGCGAGCGCAAGATCCACACGGCAATTGCCGGCCTGTTCGGCGGTGTCTTTCTTGCCGCCAGTGCGCTGGCTCCGTCGCCGATCCTGAGCCTCGTGCTCCTGTCGGTCTGCGCGTTCTTCCTGTGGTCCTATCTCGGCGTGTTCTGGACGCTGCCGACGCAATTCCTGTCCGGCGCCGCTGCCGCTGGTGGACTTGCGGCCATCAATGGCTTTGCACAGCTTGGCGGGTTCACAGGGCCCTATCTGGTCGGCTGGGTCAAATCCACGACTGACAGCTTCTCGCTGTCGCTGCTGGCTTTGTCCATCTTCCCGATCCTTGGCTTCTTCCTCTGCATGAGCCTGAAAGCCAAACGGGACTAA
- a CDS encoding GntR family transcriptional regulator: protein MREIRGKSKKSLASSIAERIRGAIVDAEFQFGENLSEDMLAAAFDVSRTPVREALNILQMQELVHIVPKSGTYVFTPTQEDIAELCDFRVGLEDQAMRLALIGNRKKLVSQLKKQYDLMRAAIDEDDLRAYGRCDTEFHLAFFRVCGNRYLARAYDSILGRVAALRTHLAIGAEGEPARSFADHATIIELADADKPEELREILEAHIMRTKTNYLNAFNRLPRQPGDSRTMRLRRQLSLTNE, encoded by the coding sequence ATGAGAGAGATTCGAGGCAAGAGCAAGAAGTCGCTGGCAAGCAGCATCGCCGAACGTATTCGCGGTGCCATTGTCGATGCAGAGTTTCAATTCGGAGAGAACCTCTCCGAAGACATGCTCGCTGCGGCTTTCGATGTCAGTCGCACGCCGGTGCGCGAGGCACTCAACATTCTGCAGATGCAGGAACTGGTTCACATTGTTCCGAAGTCCGGCACCTATGTTTTCACGCCGACGCAGGAAGATATAGCCGAGCTTTGCGATTTCCGCGTCGGGCTGGAAGATCAGGCCATGCGGTTGGCGCTGATCGGCAATCGCAAGAAGCTCGTCTCTCAATTGAAAAAGCAGTACGATCTTATGCGCGCGGCAATAGATGAGGACGATCTGCGCGCTTACGGGCGTTGCGACACCGAATTCCATCTGGCCTTTTTCCGCGTCTGCGGTAATCGCTATCTCGCCCGTGCCTATGACAGCATTCTGGGGCGCGTCGCAGCCTTGCGGACACATCTTGCCATCGGTGCCGAAGGCGAGCCTGCGCGATCCTTCGCCGACCATGCCACCATCATCGAGCTGGCCGATGCCGACAAGCCCGAGGAATTGCGGGAAATACTGGAGGCGCACATCATGCGCACCAAGACCAATTATTTGAATGCTTTCAATCGGCTGCCTCGTCAGCCGGGGGACAGCCGCACGATGCGGCTGCGCCGACAGTTGTCGCTGACGAACGAGTAA
- a CDS encoding cation diffusion facilitator family transporter — translation MRSEQSILQISIAVTILVAGFGVVFGLLSGSFSIVFDGVYMLADAAMSGLALLVSRLIALSALPEQPRGKLRDRFTMGFWHLEPMVLGLNGMMLTGVAIYALINAVGSLMDGGRDLEFSYAIFYAVVALIACLGMALLEMRANRTLKSDFVALDAKAWIMSGGITAALLIAFSVGYAIEGTELGWLTPYIDPAVLAVVCLVIIPMPVGTIRQALADIFLVTPVDLKQHVDAVAEEFVKRNGFLSYRAYVAKVGRGKQIELYFIVPPDLPPRKLEEWDALRDEIGDALGGEGPDRWLTIAFTTDVEWAV, via the coding sequence TTGCGTAGTGAACAATCTATTCTTCAAATTTCCATAGCGGTTACTATTCTGGTTGCTGGTTTCGGTGTCGTTTTCGGCCTGTTATCCGGCTCATTTTCTATCGTATTCGATGGTGTTTACATGCTGGCTGATGCTGCGATGAGCGGGCTCGCCCTCCTCGTCTCACGCCTCATCGCCCTTTCTGCCTTGCCGGAACAGCCACGCGGAAAATTGCGCGATCGCTTCACAATGGGCTTCTGGCATCTCGAACCGATGGTGCTTGGCCTTAACGGCATGATGCTCACCGGCGTTGCGATCTACGCGCTCATCAACGCAGTCGGCAGCCTGATGGATGGCGGACGCGATCTCGAATTCAGCTACGCGATTTTCTATGCCGTCGTTGCCCTGATTGCCTGTCTGGGCATGGCACTCCTGGAAATGCGCGCAAACCGAACCCTAAAATCAGATTTCGTCGCACTCGATGCCAAAGCCTGGATCATGTCTGGTGGCATAACTGCAGCGCTTCTGATCGCTTTTTCGGTCGGCTATGCCATTGAAGGAACAGAACTCGGCTGGCTGACGCCCTATATCGATCCGGCAGTTCTCGCGGTTGTTTGTCTTGTCATCATCCCCATGCCAGTCGGCACGATCAGACAGGCATTGGCTGACATATTTCTTGTTACGCCTGTCGACCTTAAGCAGCATGTCGATGCGGTTGCGGAAGAGTTCGTCAAACGCAACGGCTTTCTGTCATACCGCGCTTATGTCGCCAAGGTTGGTCGCGGCAAGCAGATCGAACTCTATTTCATCGTTCCGCCCGATCTTCCGCCACGAAAGCTCGAGGAGTGGGATGCGTTACGCGACGAAATCGGTGATGCACTCGGCGGTGAGGGGCCGGACCGGTGGTTGACCATCGCGTTTACGACGGATGTTGAGTGGGCCGTCTGA
- a CDS encoding substrate-binding domain-containing protein: MKLREFAKHLGLSATTVSRALSGYPEVAESTRKRVMDEAVRLGYRPNVNAVRLVTGRAGAIGVVMGRNSEFHFAEFMRGMAERLSQDEVDILVSPIANNGTDDEVQLCRRLATSHRVDAIIVTSPKPNDERIRMLHELGMPFLVHGRSETDIPHAWLDIDNEGAVYRSTAHLLDLGHRRIAMINGRYGFTFSLHRDEGYRKALESRGIAFDPELVEHGDFTDEIGYRLARKLLERDPRPTAFVAGSMMTALGIYRAARSFGLTIGKDISVIAHDDVISFLSADNMVPSLTATRSSMRAAGKRCADLLMDILDGRAATDIHELWPVELILRESATRVPEWA; the protein is encoded by the coding sequence ATGAAGCTCCGTGAATTCGCCAAACATCTCGGCCTCTCAGCCACGACCGTCAGCCGGGCGTTGAGCGGCTATCCCGAAGTGGCGGAAAGCACGCGCAAGCGGGTCATGGACGAGGCTGTGCGCCTCGGTTACCGGCCTAACGTCAACGCGGTCAGACTGGTTACCGGGCGTGCCGGTGCAATCGGCGTCGTGATGGGCCGTAACAGCGAGTTTCACTTCGCCGAGTTCATGCGCGGCATGGCAGAACGGCTCAGTCAGGATGAAGTCGATATTCTCGTCAGCCCGATTGCAAACAACGGCACCGACGACGAAGTGCAGCTTTGCCGACGTCTGGCCACCAGCCATCGCGTCGATGCCATCATCGTGACATCTCCAAAGCCCAATGATGAGCGCATCCGCATGCTGCACGAACTGGGCATGCCATTCCTCGTGCACGGACGATCTGAAACCGATATTCCGCATGCATGGCTCGACATCGACAATGAAGGCGCGGTTTACCGTTCGACTGCCCATCTGCTCGACCTCGGCCACCGTCGCATTGCGATGATAAACGGTCGCTACGGCTTCACCTTTTCGCTTCATCGCGACGAAGGCTACCGGAAAGCTCTCGAAAGCAGAGGCATCGCCTTCGATCCGGAACTTGTCGAGCACGGCGACTTCACGGACGAGATCGGCTATCGCCTCGCGCGCAAACTTCTGGAGCGCGATCCGCGCCCGACCGCGTTTGTTGCCGGCTCTATGATGACTGCGCTTGGCATATACCGGGCCGCGCGCTCTTTCGGCCTGACTATCGGCAAGGATATTTCCGTCATCGCCCATGACGATGTCATCTCGTTCCTGAGCGCCGACAATATGGTGCCGTCCCTGACCGCAACCCGCTCGTCGATGCGCGCTGCGGGAAAACGTTGCGCCGATCTCCTGATGGACATACTCGACGGACGCGCGGCAACTGACATCCATGAATTATGGCCGGTCGAACTGATCCTGCGAGAATCAGCAACCCGCGTGCCGGAATGGGCCTAG